TGCTACCCGCCAAGGTACGCAGCAACGGGGTGCGGGCGGTGGAGCTGATGATGACCGCCAGCCCAGAGGCCTACAAGACGATGGACGCGGAGGCCTACCTCCGGGCCTGTGATGAGTGGGCACGCAAGACCTTTGGCCGGGACCACATCGTCCAGATAGTCCATCACTACGATGAGACGACGCCGCATACGAGCGTGCTGGTGGTCCCGATAGACCCCAAGGGGCGGCTCAACGCCCGCCACTACCTCGGCGGGAGGGCCAAGATGCAAGCCCTGCAAGACAGCTTTGCCGAGGCCGTCGGCAAGACTTACGGCCTCGAGCGGGGGGTGCGGGGGAGCCGCGCCAGGCACCGGACGATACGGGCCTACTACGGGTCGGCGATGGCGATAGAGGCGGCGATACAGCCGCCCAAGCGGCGGCTCATGGAGACAGACGACCAGTACCGGGACCGCTACCGGGAGCAGATCCAGCCGCTCATGGAGCGGCTCGTCGATGTGGATGCAAGGCTCAAGAGACTGCGGTATCAGGCAGAGCGGGCGGCGGAGGAGGGGCGGCAGGCCGGGCTGGTAGCGGGCCGCCTACAGGCCGCGGATGAGTACAGCCGGGCCATCTCGGAGCTGGTGGCAGAGCGGGAGCGTCTACAGGCGGACGTGGCCAGCTATGAGCGGATCATGCAGGCGGCGGCCGATGCCGCCAAGAAAGAAAAACTCCAAAAACTCCAACCTCAAGAAAACACTCAAGAAAACCTAAAAAACCAAGAGGCGAAAAAAAAGGCCCTAAAAAGGCCCTCTCATGGCTTGGACATCTAAAACTACGTCTGGGGCCAGATCGGCCCCGTAAAAGCCCGCTATTGCGGTCCTACGGCCCGATAGGGCCGGGCAAAGCAGACTAGGCTGTATCGGCAGGGCACCTCTGCCCTCATACTACGCTACCCTCTCCACCTCATAAGGCCTTATCGTACAGGTCCCATAAGGGACGG
Above is a genomic segment from Treponema sp. J25 containing:
- the mobV gene encoding MobV family relaxase — encoded protein: MVDWCLSVYHGEGAAAMAYCIMRTRKLKTNGAVAASVKHALRTRETPNADPDRTPGNWSWPGDERAAMARYRDLLPAKVRSNGVRAVELMMTASPEAYKTMDAEAYLRACDEWARKTFGRDHIVQIVHHYDETTPHTSVLVVPIDPKGRLNARHYLGGRAKMQALQDSFAEAVGKTYGLERGVRGSRARHRTIRAYYGSAMAIEAAIQPPKRRLMETDDQYRDRYREQIQPLMERLVDVDARLKRLRYQAERAAEEGRQAGLVAGRLQAADEYSRAISELVAERERLQADVASYERIMQAAADAAKKEKLQKLQPQENTQENLKNQEAKKKALKRPSHGLDI